In one Steroidobacteraceae bacterium genomic region, the following are encoded:
- the efp gene encoding elongation factor P, whose product MANYSTNEFRSGLKILLDGDPYAIVENEFVKPGKGQAFNRVKIRNLKTGRVIERTFRSGESVEAADVMDVDMQYLYKDGDFWHFMVPDNFEQYTAGEAAVGDAAQWLKDGTVCVVTLWNNVPLAIAAPPHIELTIVQTDPGVRGDTATGGQKPATLETGAVVRVPLFINEGEVIRVDTRTGEYISRAR is encoded by the coding sequence ATGGCCAATTACAGCACGAACGAGTTTCGCTCAGGATTGAAGATTTTGCTCGACGGCGATCCCTATGCGATCGTCGAGAATGAATTCGTCAAGCCCGGCAAGGGCCAGGCGTTCAATCGCGTCAAGATCCGTAACCTCAAGACCGGTCGCGTCATCGAACGTACATTTCGTTCCGGTGAATCGGTAGAGGCAGCCGATGTCATGGATGTCGACATGCAATACCTCTACAAGGACGGCGACTTCTGGCACTTCATGGTGCCGGATAACTTCGAGCAGTACACGGCTGGCGAGGCCGCCGTTGGAGATGCCGCCCAGTGGCTCAAGGACGGCACGGTATGCGTCGTGACGCTGTGGAACAACGTGCCACTCGCCATCGCTGCGCCGCCGCACATCGAACTCACCATCGTGCAGACCGATCCTGGCGTGCGCGGCGATACCGCAACCGGCGGTCAAAAACCCGCGACCCTGGAAACCGGTGCGGTCGTACGCGTTCCGCTGTTCATCAACGAAGGTGAGGTCATTCGCGTCGATACGCGCACTGGCGAGTACATTTCGCGCGCCAGATAA
- a CDS encoding GAF domain-containing protein: MSQPTTDYNALNRDLAHLLAGESDMIANAANTAALVFERLADINWAGFYLLRDGELVLGPFQGRPACVRIALGRGVCGSAALERRTIVVEDVHQFPGHIACDAASRSEIVIPLIRGSELIGVLDIDSPSHARFGDSDRRGLEQCAATWLAALGDR, encoded by the coding sequence ATGAGCCAGCCAACGACCGACTACAATGCACTCAATCGCGACCTCGCCCATCTGCTTGCCGGCGAGAGCGACATGATCGCAAATGCCGCGAATACCGCCGCACTCGTGTTCGAGCGACTCGCGGACATCAACTGGGCGGGCTTTTATCTGCTTCGTGACGGGGAACTGGTGCTCGGCCCCTTTCAGGGTCGCCCAGCGTGCGTTCGCATTGCACTCGGCCGCGGCGTTTGTGGCAGCGCTGCACTCGAGCGGCGCACCATCGTGGTCGAGGACGTGCATCAGTTTCCAGGCCATATCGCCTGCGACGCCGCATCCCGGTCCGAGATCGTCATACCGTTGATTCGCGGGTCCGAATTGATCGGCGTGCTCGATATCGACAGTCCAAGCCACGCGCGGTTCGGCGACAGTGATCGCCGCGGCCTCGAGCAATGCGCGGCGACCTGGCTGGCAGCGCTGGGGGATCGCTAG
- the epmA gene encoding EF-P lysine aminoacylase EpmA, producing the protein MAETYPPWHCGISRERLRQRADALARAREFFRARSIMEVDTPIVVGNAVTDANIESAAVVTPGGRSFLHTSPEYAMKRLLAGGSGDIYQICHVVRDGESGRHHNREFTMVEWYRRDHTMEAMARETAAFVTYLLARDLPVRLLSYRDAFGQFLQFDPRGAGVDEWRELALRRGARAELAGELDAAGIGDLLFGQFIAPQLGRGEICVLHRYPATQAALARTDPRDPEVALRFELILEGLELANGFEELADAREQRQRFERDLAMRRERGQPAHALDERLLEAIAAGIGQCSGVAVGFDRVLMLATRCERIDEVLPFAGARA; encoded by the coding sequence ATGGCTGAGACCTATCCACCATGGCATTGCGGCATTTCGCGCGAGCGCCTGCGCCAACGCGCCGACGCGCTGGCCCGTGCACGCGAATTCTTTCGCGCACGCTCCATCATGGAGGTCGACACGCCCATCGTGGTCGGCAATGCGGTGACCGACGCAAATATCGAATCCGCAGCGGTCGTGACGCCAGGTGGTCGGTCTTTTCTGCACACGTCCCCGGAGTACGCCATGAAACGTCTGCTGGCGGGTGGAAGTGGCGATATCTACCAGATCTGTCATGTCGTGCGCGATGGTGAATCCGGCCGGCACCACAATCGCGAATTCACCATGGTCGAGTGGTATCGCCGCGACCATACAATGGAGGCCATGGCGCGCGAGACAGCGGCATTCGTCACATATCTGCTGGCCCGCGATCTACCGGTCCGTCTCCTCAGCTACCGCGATGCCTTCGGACAATTCCTGCAATTCGACCCGCGCGGCGCCGGGGTCGATGAGTGGCGCGAGCTGGCGCTGCGCCGAGGTGCGCGCGCGGAGCTCGCGGGCGAGCTCGATGCGGCCGGCATCGGCGATCTGCTGTTTGGACAATTCATTGCGCCACAGCTCGGGCGCGGCGAAATCTGCGTACTACATCGCTACCCAGCCACCCAGGCCGCCCTGGCGCGCACCGATCCTCGCGACCCTGAGGTCGCATTGCGCTTCGAGCTGATCCTGGAGGGCCTGGAACTCGCCAACGGCTTCGAAGAGCTTGCCGATGCCCGAGAGCAGCGGCAAAGATTCGAACGCGATCTCGCGATGCGTCGCGAGCGCGGTCAACCCGCTCATGCCCTGGACGAACGATTACTCGAGGCAATTGCCGCCGGCATCGGCCAGTGCTCGGGTGTCGCGGTTGGTTTCGACCGTGTCCTGATGTTGGCAACGCGGTGCGAACGAATCGACGAAGTATTGCCCTTTGCGGGAGCCCGCGCATGA
- the asd gene encoding archaetidylserine decarboxylase (Phosphatidylserine decarboxylase is synthesized as a single chain precursor. Generation of the pyruvoyl active site from a Ser is coupled to cleavage of a Gly-Ser bond between the larger (beta) and smaller (alpha chains). It is an integral membrane protein.): MTTLRPFVLLQFLLPKQLLTAALHWLARVRCRRLQQWLIRGFMAVFKPNLEEAARPDPRDYATFAEFFTRGLRPGARPLDADQRAVLSPCDGRVSECGAITAGRLLQAKGRLYGVNELLAGDTDLSARFEQGTFITIYLAPFDYHRVHMPRTARLLRSAHVPGQLFSVNARTAATVPRLFARNERLIFEFAEADGSRFVMLLVGALNVGSMESIWHGELRPRGRGAAIALTSPAPGEAQLNAGDEMGRFNFGSTVICLFEPGAVALDPQVAVSMQLRMGQRIGRRTHG; this comes from the coding sequence TTGACCACGTTGCGCCCGTTCGTCCTGCTGCAGTTCCTGCTGCCAAAACAGCTGCTGACTGCCGCGCTGCACTGGCTGGCCCGGGTGCGCTGCAGGCGCCTGCAGCAATGGCTGATCAGGGGCTTCATGGCGGTCTTCAAACCGAACCTCGAAGAGGCTGCACGACCCGACCCGCGCGACTACGCGACCTTCGCCGAATTCTTCACGCGCGGTTTACGCCCCGGTGCACGGCCGCTCGATGCCGATCAACGCGCAGTGCTCTCTCCCTGCGACGGACGCGTGAGCGAATGCGGCGCCATCACTGCCGGCCGGTTGCTGCAAGCCAAAGGACGACTCTACGGCGTGAACGAGCTGCTCGCGGGCGATACCGATCTGTCCGCGCGTTTCGAGCAAGGTACGTTCATCACGATTTATCTCGCGCCCTTTGACTACCATCGCGTGCATATGCCGCGCACGGCGCGCCTGCTGCGCAGCGCGCATGTGCCAGGCCAGCTATTCAGTGTCAATGCGCGCACCGCCGCCACCGTGCCGCGACTCTTTGCGCGCAACGAACGCCTGATTTTCGAGTTTGCCGAAGCCGATGGCAGCCGATTTGTCATGCTGTTGGTCGGTGCGCTCAATGTCGGCAGTATGGAGAGCATCTGGCACGGCGAACTGCGCCCCCGGGGCCGCGGCGCGGCCATCGCGCTCACGTCGCCTGCTCCCGGCGAAGCGCAACTCAATGCCGGCGATGAAATGGGCCGTTTCAATTTCGGCTCGACGGTCATTTGTCTCTTCGAGCCGGGCGCGGTGGCGCTCGATCCGCAGGTGGCGGTGAGCATGCAGTTGCGCATGGGCCAACGCATCGGCCGCAGGACCCATGGCTGA
- a CDS encoding SCO family protein: MAFNRNWVLLALLAVLGTVAGAWVGIASRAQPPQLQSGTLYPAPRPLPPFALRSADGRPIANADLNGHPTILFFGFTNCPDVCPTTLALIAEVQRRQPVPGLQIWFVSVDPRRDTPQRLAAYLHGFAAAITGVTGEAKPLADFATALGIAVAEVALPGGDYTVDHTAALLVLNDRGAEVAVFTPPHERDALVRDLQALRPLLSSGG; this comes from the coding sequence ATGGCTTTCAATCGTAACTGGGTGTTGCTCGCCTTGCTCGCGGTACTTGGTACCGTGGCCGGGGCCTGGGTCGGAATCGCAAGCCGCGCGCAGCCACCGCAGCTGCAATCCGGCACGCTGTATCCGGCGCCCCGCCCGCTGCCGCCATTCGCATTGCGCAGTGCCGACGGCAGGCCAATTGCGAACGCCGATCTCAACGGTCACCCGACGATTCTCTTCTTTGGTTTCACCAACTGCCCGGATGTCTGCCCCACGACGCTTGCGCTCATTGCTGAAGTACAACGCCGCCAGCCGGTGCCTGGGCTTCAGATCTGGTTCGTGAGTGTCGACCCGCGTCGCGACACGCCGCAGCGGCTTGCCGCCTATCTGCATGGTTTTGCCGCCGCGATCACAGGCGTGACCGGCGAGGCGAAGCCGCTGGCCGATTTTGCGACAGCACTCGGCATCGCGGTTGCGGAAGTGGCTTTGCCCGGAGGGGACTACACCGTCGACCACACCGCCGCATTGTTGGTGCTGAACGACCGTGGCGCCGAGGTCGCCGTATTCACGCCACCACATGAGCGCGACGCCCTGGTGCGCGATCTGCAGGCCCTCAGGCCTTTGCTCAGCTCAGGCGGTTGA
- the prmB gene encoding 50S ribosomal protein L3 N(5)-glutamine methyltransferase: protein MSRLSHRRPIQSRRRPARALTVADAIALVQARFRRARLHYGHGTANAADEAAALVWHVMRFPYPAKPGHYRRTVPSVRLRRIESLAMLRIDERLPLPYLTGTAWFAGLPFAVDPRVLIPRSPLAELIEERFQPWFADREPRRLLDLGTGSGCIACAAARFLPDLRVDAVDVSRDALKVAAGNVRRHRLTRRVKLFEGSYFSPLGRRRYDIIISNPPYVSSGELRGLPAEFRHEPRLALAAGVRGLDAVRVILQKARQHLRPRGLLIVEVGNSQRAVEREWPRLPFLWLEFERGGGGVFMLNAEQLN, encoded by the coding sequence ATGAGTCGATTATCCCACAGGCGACCGATCCAATCGCGCCGGCGGCCTGCCCGCGCGCTGACTGTCGCGGACGCAATCGCGTTGGTGCAGGCGCGTTTTCGACGCGCCAGGTTGCATTATGGGCACGGCACCGCGAATGCGGCTGATGAGGCCGCCGCGCTCGTCTGGCACGTCATGCGCTTTCCCTATCCGGCTAAGCCCGGTCACTACCGCAGAACCGTACCGTCGGTCCGGCTGCGCCGGATCGAGAGTCTGGCCATGCTCCGTATCGATGAGCGTTTGCCACTGCCTTATCTAACGGGAACAGCCTGGTTCGCCGGACTGCCGTTTGCCGTCGATCCGCGAGTGCTGATTCCCCGATCGCCGCTGGCCGAGCTGATCGAGGAACGATTTCAGCCCTGGTTTGCGGATCGTGAGCCGCGCCGTTTGCTCGATCTTGGCACCGGCTCCGGATGCATTGCCTGTGCCGCCGCTCGTTTCCTGCCCGATCTTCGGGTCGATGCGGTCGATGTCTCGCGCGATGCGCTGAAAGTCGCGGCGGGCAACGTCCGGCGACACCGTCTGACGCGCAGGGTGAAGCTGTTCGAAGGGAGTTATTTCTCGCCGCTCGGCAGGCGGCGCTACGATATCATCATCAGCAATCCACCCTATGTGAGCAGTGGCGAATTGCGCGGCTTGCCGGCTGAGTTTCGCCACGAGCCAAGGCTGGCGCTTGCGGCCGGAGTGCGTGGACTCGATGCGGTGCGGGTGATCCTGCAGAAGGCTCGACAGCATCTGCGTCCGCGGGGGTTGCTGATCGTGGAGGTCGGCAACTCGCAGCGGGCGGTCGAGCGCGAGTGGCCAAGGCTGCCCTTCCTGTGGCTCGAGTTCGAGCGAGGCGGCGGCGGCGTGTTCATGTTGAATGCGGAGCAGTTGAACTGA
- the aroC gene encoding chorismate synthase: MSGNSFGKLFTVTTFGESHGPALGCIVDGCPPGLPLQVADIKADVDRRRTGTSQFVSQRREDDDVQILSGVFEGLTTGTPIGLLIANTDARARDYDRIKDRFRPGHADYTYMHKYGRRDHRGGGRSSARETVMRVAAGAIARKYLRERVGISIRAVLQQCGELEFDPIDLEAADSNPFFCPDPARVAELEALIWELRRAGDSVGAAITVRADGVPPGLGEPVFDRLDADIAHAMMGINAVKAVEIGAGVRAARQRGSEHRDVLTPAGFASNNAGGVLGGISSGQAIEVRVTFKPTSSIQVPGATIDVAGNAVEIVTTGRHDPCVALRAPPIAEAMLALVLMDHFLRNRAQNADVKCTTPVIKPSNTD, from the coding sequence ATGTCGGGTAACAGTTTCGGCAAGTTGTTCACGGTGACCACCTTCGGCGAGAGCCATGGGCCGGCGCTCGGTTGCATCGTCGATGGTTGTCCGCCCGGGCTTCCTCTGCAGGTCGCCGATATCAAGGCGGACGTCGATCGACGCCGTACCGGCACGTCGCAATTCGTGAGCCAGCGCCGCGAGGACGATGACGTGCAGATCCTCTCCGGAGTTTTCGAAGGCCTGACGACCGGTACGCCGATTGGTCTGCTCATCGCCAACACCGATGCGCGGGCGCGGGACTACGACAGGATCAAGGACCGGTTCCGCCCGGGTCATGCCGACTACACGTACATGCACAAGTACGGCCGGCGTGACCACCGCGGTGGTGGGCGCTCCTCGGCGCGCGAGACCGTCATGCGCGTGGCGGCCGGCGCCATTGCACGCAAGTATTTGCGCGAGCGTGTCGGGATTTCGATCCGTGCCGTGCTTCAGCAATGCGGCGAGCTTGAATTCGATCCCATCGATCTCGAGGCAGCCGACAGCAACCCTTTCTTTTGCCCCGATCCGGCACGGGTCGCGGAGCTCGAAGCGCTCATCTGGGAATTGCGCCGTGCGGGTGATTCGGTCGGCGCGGCGATCACCGTGCGCGCCGACGGCGTCCCGCCGGGCCTTGGCGAGCCGGTGTTCGACCGGCTCGATGCTGACATCGCGCATGCCATGATGGGAATCAACGCGGTGAAGGCGGTCGAGATCGGCGCTGGCGTTCGCGCGGCGAGGCAGCGCGGTAGTGAGCATCGTGATGTGCTCACGCCGGCGGGCTTCGCCTCGAACAACGCCGGTGGCGTGCTCGGGGGTATCTCGAGCGGCCAGGCTATCGAGGTCAGGGTGACCTTCAAGCCGACTTCAAGCATCCAGGTGCCTGGTGCAACAATCGATGTCGCTGGCAATGCGGTCGAGATCGTCACGACCGGGCGCCACGATCCTTGTGTGGCGCTGCGCGCGCCACCGATCGCAGAGGCCATGCTGGCGCTCGTACTTATGGATCACTTCCTGCGAAATCGCGCCCAGAATGCCGATGTAAAATGTACGACCCCCGTGATCAAACCATCCAACACCGACTGA
- a CDS encoding aspartate-semialdehyde dehydrogenase, with amino-acid sequence MSKSFRVAVVGATGLVGETMMQVLEERDFPVGELYPLASNRSLGKTVQFRGRSQPVLELDGFDFSRAEIGLFSAGGEISRVHAPRAAAAGCIVIDNTSEFRYQDDIPLVVPEVNPDAIAHYKKRGIIANPNCSTIQMVVALKPIHDAVGIERINVATYQSVSGAGREALEELAEQSAALLSGKGPVTPRVVAKQIAFNVVPEIDRFEDNGYTKEEMKMVWETHKILGDENIRVNPTAVRVPVFFGHSEAVHIETRKPITVSEATDLLRKAPGITVLDERRRGGYPTAATEAANRDTVYVGRIRQDISHERGLNLWIVADNVRKGAATNSVQIAEILVRDWI; translated from the coding sequence ATGAGCAAGAGTTTCAGGGTTGCCGTCGTTGGCGCTACCGGACTGGTCGGCGAGACCATGATGCAGGTTCTGGAAGAGCGCGATTTCCCCGTCGGCGAACTCTACCCGCTCGCCAGCAACCGCTCGCTCGGCAAGACCGTGCAATTCCGCGGCCGCAGCCAGCCGGTGCTCGAACTCGATGGCTTCGATTTCTCGCGCGCCGAGATCGGCCTGTTCTCCGCGGGTGGTGAAATATCGCGCGTTCATGCGCCACGCGCAGCTGCCGCCGGGTGCATTGTCATCGACAACACGTCCGAGTTTCGCTACCAGGACGATATCCCGCTGGTCGTCCCGGAGGTCAATCCCGACGCGATCGCGCACTACAAGAAGCGCGGCATCATTGCCAATCCCAACTGTTCGACGATCCAGATGGTCGTTGCCCTCAAGCCCATACACGACGCCGTCGGCATCGAGCGCATCAACGTTGCGACCTATCAATCGGTATCCGGCGCCGGCCGCGAGGCGCTCGAAGAGCTTGCCGAGCAGTCAGCCGCGTTGCTCTCGGGCAAGGGTCCCGTCACGCCACGAGTCGTCGCCAAGCAGATTGCGTTCAACGTCGTGCCGGAAATCGACCGTTTCGAGGACAACGGCTACACAAAAGAAGAAATGAAAATGGTCTGGGAGACCCACAAGATCCTCGGCGATGAAAACATTCGGGTGAATCCCACGGCAGTGCGCGTGCCGGTGTTCTTCGGCCACTCCGAAGCCGTGCACATCGAAACCCGGAAACCGATCACAGTTTCCGAGGCGACGGATCTGTTGAGAAAAGCACCGGGAATCACAGTGCTGGACGAGCGCAGACGTGGTGGATATCCCACTGCTGCCACCGAGGCAGCGAACCGCGACACAGTTTACGTGGGCAGAATACGTCAAGATATCAGCCACGAGCGGGGGCTTAACCTCTGGATCGTGGCTGACAATGTGCGTAAAGGTGCCGCAACCAACAGTGTGCAGATCGCGGAAATTTTGGTCCGCGACTGGATATAA
- a CDS encoding FimV/HubP family polar landmark protein, translating to MVAKFLGRAMVLLAGLPAAAFALGLGDIRLNSTLNAPLDAEIELLEATPEELNGLKAGLASRDTFTRYGLDWPQFLASVKVRVTQGSDGRSVLKVTSAQTITEPFVTMLIEVNWARGRLVREYTVLLDPPVFTPNQQASSSAPVSAPTTGSTRSGQIDRPAVSTTAAGGDSYRVQRGDYLSRIARQYAGGSNSERLMVGIYRANPDAFNGNMNELRAGTVLRIPDSGAVAAIGASEASAEIRSQYASWAGRNRGTGSTSGDRLRLVTPGEPGGETISAGGAEAASLQARVAELESQLAESRRLLDLKNAELAKLQSQLGGAAEAEVSELQGAAAGAGPGETEAAVSEQPAEPAEQVAAGQAGAGEETTPEATAPSEAEQQAAAEVGAPGGEPAEQAPGAVTRRPTPPVEDSGGGILDLLKSFWWVPALLIAALLGLFGWRKYRERAETDSLDSLGRLGSAAAEPVGFGDGRVGDTSNMTGVREQPFVVEESGTHEQPRIDATGEFKATTVRADDTISGETAISLDQGDPLADADFHMAYGLYDQAADLVRIAIAREPERRDLKLKLLEIFFVWGNKDQFLATARELDGSRAEAGEGEWDKVVIMGKQIAPEDPLFAGAASSGAAAGGLDIDLVGGDAGALDFDLAGAEASQLAPGPDVDMDFASALGDKDPTGESKAVSEDDLDFVFDGAPESTGDTARNRTENLRSGSTTTNRTVEMPADELPAGGDDFDLDFGLDDSQRGDTAEQPSPFEASEAPTVEQPALTNTGATIQQKVEFAIKSKSNAGDETAELAIDDLGLDVGALEAELAGDDDDAEVNADTPTMVAGLDEKSRTIMERAAARSMSETDFDPNATASLRQMDDADDASSTARLRAMGANGSDIDLDLDVGEHAAGATHTNGLDLDVGAAEHTSDVQYTKTQRVTADSLALPDLDPVTMSEVGTKLDLARAYMDMGDPDGARNILEEVLHEGSVSQKQEAQRLIESLPG from the coding sequence ATGGTCGCTAAGTTCTTGGGGCGTGCGATGGTTTTGCTGGCCGGATTGCCGGCAGCGGCATTTGCGCTCGGTCTTGGGGACATCCGCCTCAATTCGACGCTGAATGCTCCGCTCGACGCGGAAATCGAACTTCTCGAGGCGACGCCAGAGGAGTTGAACGGTCTCAAGGCCGGGCTTGCTTCGCGGGACACATTTACACGCTATGGCCTTGATTGGCCTCAGTTTTTGGCTTCCGTCAAGGTGCGAGTAACGCAGGGTAGCGATGGCCGCAGCGTACTCAAGGTTACCTCGGCGCAGACCATCACCGAGCCGTTCGTGACCATGCTCATCGAGGTCAATTGGGCCCGCGGACGGCTGGTCCGTGAATACACCGTATTGCTCGATCCGCCCGTGTTCACACCCAACCAGCAGGCGAGCAGCAGCGCACCGGTGAGCGCGCCTACGACCGGCTCAACCCGCAGCGGCCAGATCGATCGGCCGGCGGTGAGCACGACCGCTGCGGGTGGCGACAGCTACCGGGTCCAGCGGGGCGACTACCTTTCGCGCATTGCGCGCCAATATGCGGGCGGCTCCAATTCGGAGCGACTGATGGTCGGCATCTATCGCGCCAACCCGGATGCCTTCAATGGCAACATGAACGAATTGCGCGCGGGAACGGTCCTGCGCATCCCGGACAGCGGCGCCGTGGCGGCGATCGGCGCAAGCGAAGCGTCTGCGGAAATTCGCAGCCAGTACGCCAGCTGGGCCGGCCGCAACCGCGGCACCGGCAGCACATCGGGCGATCGCCTGCGACTCGTCACACCGGGTGAACCCGGTGGTGAGACGATCAGCGCCGGCGGTGCGGAAGCCGCATCGCTCCAGGCCCGTGTCGCCGAGCTCGAGTCGCAGCTGGCCGAATCGCGCCGGCTGCTCGACCTCAAGAACGCTGAATTGGCAAAACTCCAGTCCCAGCTCGGTGGCGCCGCGGAGGCCGAGGTTTCCGAGTTGCAGGGCGCTGCGGCTGGCGCCGGCCCCGGTGAGACCGAAGCCGCGGTGAGCGAACAGCCTGCGGAGCCTGCAGAGCAGGTTGCAGCCGGGCAAGCTGGCGCGGGCGAGGAGACCACACCCGAGGCGACCGCACCGTCGGAGGCAGAGCAACAAGCCGCCGCAGAGGTCGGGGCGCCGGGCGGAGAACCTGCTGAACAGGCACCTGGCGCGGTGACGCGCCGGCCGACGCCACCGGTTGAAGACAGTGGCGGCGGTATTCTGGACCTGCTGAAGTCCTTCTGGTGGGTTCCCGCGCTGCTGATCGCTGCCTTGCTGGGCCTCTTTGGCTGGCGAAAATATCGCGAGCGGGCTGAGACCGATTCCCTCGATTCACTGGGTCGACTCGGTTCGGCGGCTGCGGAGCCGGTTGGCTTCGGCGATGGCCGCGTCGGTGACACATCCAACATGACCGGTGTGCGCGAGCAGCCGTTCGTGGTCGAGGAGTCAGGCACCCACGAGCAGCCGCGCATCGATGCGACCGGCGAGTTCAAGGCCACGACAGTCCGGGCCGACGACACCATCAGCGGCGAGACGGCGATCAGTCTTGACCAGGGTGATCCGCTCGCGGATGCCGATTTCCACATGGCCTATGGCCTGTATGACCAGGCGGCGGATCTCGTGCGCATCGCCATTGCGCGAGAACCCGAGCGCCGCGATCTCAAGTTGAAGCTCCTCGAGATCTTCTTCGTCTGGGGCAACAAGGATCAGTTCCTTGCGACTGCGCGCGAACTCGATGGCTCCCGCGCCGAAGCGGGCGAGGGCGAGTGGGACAAGGTGGTCATCATGGGCAAGCAGATTGCCCCCGAGGACCCCTTGTTCGCCGGCGCCGCATCGAGTGGCGCAGCCGCCGGCGGCCTGGATATCGATCTCGTCGGCGGCGATGCCGGCGCGCTCGATTTCGATCTCGCGGGCGCGGAGGCGAGCCAGCTGGCACCGGGGCCCGACGTCGATATGGACTTCGCCAGTGCGCTCGGTGACAAGGATCCGACCGGCGAATCCAAGGCAGTCAGCGAAGACGATCTTGATTTCGTGTTCGATGGCGCCCCTGAGTCCACCGGTGACACGGCGCGCAACCGTACCGAGAACCTGCGCTCGGGGAGCACGACCACCAATCGCACCGTCGAGATGCCGGCGGATGAGCTGCCAGCGGGCGGCGACGATTTCGATCTCGATTTTGGCCTCGACGACTCGCAGCGCGGCGACACCGCCGAACAGCCATCGCCGTTCGAAGCGAGCGAGGCGCCAACCGTCGAGCAGCCAGCGCTCACCAATACGGGCGCGACGATTCAGCAGAAGGTCGAGTTCGCGATCAAGAGCAAGTCGAACGCCGGCGATGAGACAGCCGAGCTCGCAATCGACGACCTTGGCCTCGATGTTGGAGCTCTGGAAGCAGAGCTCGCCGGCGACGATGACGATGCCGAAGTCAACGCCGACACGCCAACCATGGTTGCAGGACTCGATGAGAAATCGCGAACGATCATGGAGCGAGCCGCGGCGCGTTCGATGTCAGAGACGGATTTCGATCCGAACGCGACGGCGTCGTTGCGGCAGATGGATGACGCAGACGATGCATCCTCGACTGCGCGGCTTCGCGCCATGGGCGCCAATGGCAGCGACATCGACCTCGACCTTGATGTGGGCGAACACGCCGCTGGCGCGACCCACACGAATGGCCTCGATCTCGATGTTGGCGCTGCGGAGCACACGAGCGATGTGCAGTACACAAAGACGCAACGAGTTACAGCGGACAGTCTGGCACTTCCCGACCTCGATCCGGTGACCATGAGCGAGGTTGGTACGAAGCTCGATCTGGCTCGCGCCTACATGGACATGGGCGATCCGGACGGCGCGCGTAACATTCTCGAAGAAGTCCTGCACGAAGGTTCGGTGTCGCAGAAACAGGAAGCGCAGCGTCTAATCGAGTCGCTTCCCGGCTGA
- the truA gene encoding tRNA pseudouridine(38-40) synthase TruA codes for MRRYAAAIEYDGGAYSGWQSQADAPSVQQVLQAALSQVGDEPIHCTVAGRTDAGVHAFGQVVHFDTAARRSLRGWTLGLNSALPPDITVRWVRPVPGHFHARYSALARTYRYLLLCRATRPAIARQYFWWLRDGLDCDAMREAAAHCLGEHDFSALRAAECQAASPVRRVDRIAVDGRGEWVSVVVTANAFVQHMMRNLVGLLVAVGQGRERSDCVHGLLASRDRRLAPPTAPACGLALQAVHYPAAFRLPEARDFRSLQSAIMQP; via the coding sequence GTGCGCCGCTATGCAGCGGCCATCGAGTATGACGGCGGTGCATATTCCGGCTGGCAGTCGCAAGCCGATGCACCGAGCGTGCAGCAAGTGCTTCAGGCGGCCTTGTCACAGGTCGGCGACGAACCAATCCATTGCACGGTAGCCGGGCGTACCGACGCGGGCGTGCACGCCTTTGGCCAGGTGGTGCATTTCGATACCGCCGCCCGCCGCAGCCTGCGAGGCTGGACGCTCGGGCTCAATAGCGCGCTGCCACCCGATATCACCGTGCGTTGGGTGCGGCCCGTGCCCGGGCACTTCCACGCCCGCTACAGTGCGCTGGCACGCACCTACCGCTACCTCCTCCTGTGTCGCGCAACCCGGCCAGCCATCGCCAGGCAATATTTCTGGTGGCTGCGTGATGGCCTCGATTGCGATGCCATGCGGGAAGCCGCAGCGCATTGCCTCGGCGAGCACGACTTCAGCGCCCTGCGTGCCGCAGAATGCCAGGCCGCATCGCCGGTTCGCCGGGTGGATCGCATCGCGGTCGATGGCAGGGGCGAGTGGGTGAGCGTCGTGGTCACTGCCAATGCATTCGTACAGCACATGATGCGCAATCTCGTCGGCCTGCTCGTTGCAGTCGGACAGGGCCGCGAGCGAAGCGACTGCGTGCATGGCCTGCTGGCGAGCCGCGATCGCAGGTTGGCGCCGCCTACTGCCCCCGCCTGCGGGCTGGCGCTGCAGGCCGTGCACTACCCAGCCGCGTTCCGCCTCCCCGAGGCGCGCGACTTCAGGTCATTGCAATCGGCTATCATGCAGCCATAG